Genomic DNA from Desulfonema ishimotonii:
TCCGCATGGCAAAGGAGAAAGGCGCAAAGGGCATTAACCTGGCCGGTCTCTGCTGTACCGGCAGCGAACTGCTCATGCGTCACGGCATCCCCGTGGCCGGAAATCACCTGATGACCGAGCTGGTCATTGCCACGGGCGCGGTGGAGATGATGCTGGTTGATTACCAGTGCATCATGCCTTCCCTGGGCACGGTGGCCTCCTGCTACCACACCCGGATGATCAGCACCAGCGACAAGGCCCGGTTTCCCGGCATGGAACACCGGGAGTTTCACCCGGATAATTCACGGGAACTGGCCAGGGAACTGATCCGGGAGGCGATTGAGAATTACGAACAGCGGGGGCAGGTCTACATCCCGGTGGAGCCGGTGCAATCCGTGGGCGGCTTTTCCGTGGAAGCCATTATCAGCGCGCTGGGCGGGACGCCCGCCCCCCTGCTGGAAGCCATCAAAGCCGGGAAAATCCGGGGGGTGGCAGGCGTCGTGGGGTGCAACAACCCGAAAATCAGACACGACCACGGCCATGTGACCCTGACACAGCGGCTGATTGAAAATGACATCCTGGTGGTGGATACGGGGTGCGCAGCCATCGCCACCGCCAAGGCCGGACTCAAAATGGCCGATGCCATCCGATATGCCGGGCCGGGGTTGAAGGAGGTCTGCGGCGCACTCGGCATCCCGCCCGTGCTTCATATGGGCAGTTGTGTGGATAACGTACGGATTCTGATCCTGGCCAGCGCCCTGGCTGACGCACTGGGATGCGATATCAGCGACCTGCCCGTGGCCGGTTCCGCGCCGGAGTGGTATTCGGAAAAAGCGGTTTCCATCGGGACATATTTTGTCGCCTCCGGCGTCTACACGGTCCTCGGCCCCATGCCCCCGATCACCGGCAGCATGAACGTGGTGAAACTCCTCACCGAAGGATTGAACGACGTGGTGGGCGCGGCCTTTGCCGTGGAGCCTGATCCTGAAAAGGCGGCCCTCCTGATCCGTCGTCATATCGAGAGCAAACGCAGGGCGCTGGGGCTGGATGCGGAATCCGTTTAAAAATCCGCAGACGTTCAGAAGCGACGCTTCTGAACGTCTCGGACCGACTTGTTGTCTGAAAGCGTCTGCGGGGCTGAAAAACAGGATGACCTTTTCTGAAAATGTCATATTGTTATTGAATAAGCGTAATGCCTGTTCCCGTCTCATTTTTGCAAATTAACCCGGGTTATCACCTGTGGGGATAATCTGCTCATTTTTCCTCCGGCAAAATCCGGGGAAACATGCTATAAGCCCCTTTCCTCACCACTCCCTGATATCCAAACCATTTTACTCAAAAAAGGAGAGAACCATGCCTTACCCGACTCTGCGACTCAAAGACGGATTTGCCAGCCAGTCACCGGAACTGAGGGATGACGTAAAACGATTGCAAAGCGCCCTGATCCGGGCAGGTTATGACCTGGATGCCGACGGACAGTTCGGCAGAGGAACCGAGGATGCGGTCAGGGTTTTCCAGCGAACCTGCGGTCTGACAGCGGACGGCATTGCCGGCCCGAAAACGTGGCAGCTTCTGGAGCCGTTTATGAAAGCGCCTGAAACGCCCCATGAACCGGATACGGATGACACTGCCGGTGAAAGCCCCGTCTCTTACCCGACCCTGCGACTCAGAGACGGATCTGCCAGTCAGTCACCGGAGCTGAGGGATGATGTGGAGCGATTGCAGAACGCCCTGATCCGGGCAGGTTATGACCTGGATGCCGACGGACAGTTTGGCAGGGGAACCGGGGCGGCGGTCAGGGCCTTCCAGCGGACCCACGGGCAGGTGGCAGACGGCATTGTCGGCCCGAAAACGTGGCAGACCCTGGAGCCGTTTATGAAAGCGCCTGAAACGCCTCAGAAGCCGGATGCGGATGACACTGCCTATCCGGCCCTGCAACTCAAAGACGGATTTGCCAGCGAATCACCGGAACTGAGGGATGATGTAAAACGATTGCAAAGCGCCCTGATCCTGGCAGGTTATGATCTGGATTCCGACGGACTGTTCGGCAGGGGAACCGAGGATGCGGTCAAGGCCTTCCAGCGGACCCACGGGCAGGTGGCAGACGGCATTGTCGGCCCGAAAACGTGGCAGACCCTGGAGCCGTTTATGAAAACACCCGATACGCCTCAGAAACCGGATACAAATGATGCTGCCGATGTACTGCCCGGTTTTCACGGCGACCTGAGCTGGGTCCATGACCGCGAAGGCCACGCAGGCAAAACCTACTGGCCGGGCGGTGCATCGGGCGTCACCCTCGATCCCGGAGTTGACCTCGGTCATGCCAGCCCCTCTCTCATTGAAGCGGCTTACAAAAGTCTGCTCTCTGCGGAACAGTATACGGCTGTGAAAAGTGTGCTGGGCATTAAAGGCCAGGCGGCGAAGCAAGCCCTCAGAAACAACGCCACGCTTCGTAGCGTCCGCATCAGCCGCTCGCAGGCTGACGGAATCTTCAAATATGCGGCAAAGCCTTACTGGGAGGCCATTGTCAGGCGATTTCCGACGATCCGGGAACAGTCCTCGCCCGCCTCGGTGCAGACGGTCATGCTCTCCCTCTCCTACAACCGGGGCGCGGGCAACCGGAACCTGAACGTACTGTCACAGCCGATAAAAAATAAAAACTGGCTGAAGGTGGCCGACCTTGTCGGTGCAATGCAGCAGAACCACAGTCTGGCTGGCATCCGTAAACGCCGCCGCATGGAGGCGAACCTGATTCGCTCCGAACTGGCATAAGCAACACCCGCTCAGGCGTATCATACGTCTGAGCGGGCTGATTTTCTGAAAAGCATCATATTTTTTTATTTTTTACTACATATTTTGAAGAAAAAATTACACATCATTTATTGCAGAGCAGGCTTATAAAAAAAATATCTTTTATAATAGGATGGTTAAATCCGAAAATTAATAAAAATAATTGCTTTTTTCTTGTCGGCATATTTATTGCGTATATTTAATATGATATATCACATCAGAAAAAGCCAAACCCTCTGAAAGGGGGGGCGGAAAGCCACGGGTCTTATAAAAAAAGACAGCCGGGTTGCCTTGCAGTATTTTGAAGAAGGCGACCCGGCTTTTTTTGTCTGTGAAGAAAATTTTGTGCAAAGGAGGGAGACAATGGGAATACTTTTTAAATACTCATACCTGGCAATTCTGTTGATTTCAGCTACATCCGCACAGGCAACGACCGTGGACGTTTCAAAAGCAGGAACCGACCCCGGGACACCGGAATATTCGGATAAAATCCGGGATACGGATGTGTGGATATTAGAGCGGGTTGACCATCTGAACGAAAAATGGATACGTTCTCTTACGTCGGAATTTCCGGGAAAACCGGAATCCGCTGCCCCGGCCTCCCCTGCTATAACGTATCATCAGGCTGTCATCGAGCAATATTATCAGGCAGGTTTTTCACCGGCGGAACTGTACCGGGTTATGGCAAAAAGCATCTCCAGTCTGCCGATACCGCCATCGACCCTGCTGATTTTCGCATCCGGTCTGATCGGAATCCTGGTCGTCCGTAAACGAATTGCCCCCTGAAAAAACAAAAACCCCGCCCGATCAGTCGGGCAGGGTCAGTATTCTTTTCCGGCAAAGGGGAAATTTCATGTACTGTTGCAGCGATCACCGGCCTCCAGCATTTCCAGGCGACGTTCCAGATCGGCAACAGTGTTTTCAAGCAGGCGGATCTTCCGCTCCAGCGTCCTGAACTGCGCCATAACCGGTGCGCACAGTCCCGTCTCATGATGAACCACCGGTTCCTCATAATCTTCCGGCAAACCGGAAAAGATTCCCCCGGCCTTCCGTTCCTGAATCACATTCTCAACCACATCCCCGGTAATCGCCTTCAGACCGTCCGCATATCCGTAAACCAAAGCGGTATCACAGAGAATATTAATCAGGCGGGGGATGCCGTGCGAATACTTGCAGACAGCGGAGACAGCCGCTTTGTCAAAAAGATCGGCAGTCCCGGCCCCACCGACCTCCAGGCGATACCGGATATACCGGTCCACCTCATCCGCCTTCAACCCTTCCAGATGACAGTGAACCGTCACCCGCTGCACAAATTGCCGGAGATTTTTTTTGCGAAGCTTGTGGCGGAGTTCGGGCTGTCCGACCAGAACGATCTGAATCAGATGATGCTTTTCCGTCTCCAGATTGGAGAGCATTCGGATCTCTTCCAGGGCCTTGTCTGTGAGGTTCTGCGCCTCATCAACGATCAGTACCACCCGATGATTCCGGACAAACGCATCAATCAGAAAAGTATGAAAAAGATCAACCATCCCAGCCTTGTCCGTCTCCCCCACATCCAGCTCAAAATCCTGACAGATGGCTTTCAGCAACTGATCCGGCGGGATATGGGTATTGTTGATGAGGCCGACCCGGATATCCTGGGGGATCTTGTTCAGCAGATAGTTGATGAGGGTTGTTTTTCCGGACCCGACCTCGCCGGTGATCACCACAAACCCCTTGTTTTCAAGAATACCGTACTCAAGATGGGTATAGGCCTTCTGATGGCCCGGACTCATATACAGATAATCCGGGTCGGGAAGCACTTTAAAGGGCTTTTCCTTCAGACCGTAAAAGGTTTCGTACATAGGGAGATTACCGTTTACTGAGACTTTGATTTATTCAGAATGGTCCCCAGGATCTTCTTTCCTTTTAACATCCCTAATACCTTTTTAAGATCGTTTTTGGAAGTCTTTTCTTCCTCAACCACCAGCAGTATACCGTCCACAAAACGGGATAAAACCACCGGATCGGTACAATAGAGAAGCGCGGGCGCGTCAAAAATAATGATCCGGTCCGCCCGGTAGCGACTTGTCAGCTCTTTCACCAGCGCCTCCATCCGGGGGGAGCCCAGAAGCTCGGCAGAATTGGGCAGCGGATGTCCGCCCGGGATAATCGTCAGTTTCTCAATCCCCGGATTCAGGAGAAGGTCCGGGATGCTCACATGGCCCTGCAGATAGTCCGCAAGCCCCTGATTTACGTTGATGTTGAAAAAATCGTTTGCGAAATCGTAATGCTGAACGGTGGGATTTTTCAAATCCGCATCCACGATCAGCACGGTCCGGTCGAACTCCTGGGCAATGCTCACCCCCAGATTGATACTGGTAAAGGTCTTTCCCTCTCCGGGATTGGCGCTGGTCACCAGAAGGCTGTTTCCCCCGATCTCCTCAAGCTGGTTCAGTACCTGTGTCCGAAGCCGCTTGATCTGCTCTGTCGTCTTATACTCCTGAAAGAGCGCCAGCACCCTGTTCCGCTCCAGGATACGGGCGTCAACGGACTGAACCTGCGTCTGGGAATAGGTCACCTGAACATCACATCTGCGCCGCTTCATCCGGAAACCCGCATCGGCTGCCTGCCGATCGCCCGGCAGATGCCGTTCGTCTGCCAATCTCGATTTCATGGCCTTTTCCAGGGCTTTCTTCAGTTTGCTCATATCGTCAGCTCTTTGCCATTCTGGTTCTGATTGTTGTCACCAGCTCATCCACGGGCATCACATAAAGGTCAACCATGTACAACGCACCGGCAATCACACAAATGCCCGCAATACCGCCCAGAACCCACCGGGTCCGCCGCCGCTGTTTTTCATATCGCGTTTCCACCAGGGAAATGACCGAAAGGACCGGTATATCCGCCAGGCGCTGGATATCGTTTTCCCCCTTCACCGAGTGGTCCAGAAATTCCTGCATGGCCGCCATACCGAACCCCAGAACCGATGCAAAGACAACGCCCAGAAAAACAATCGCCGTCCGATTGGGTTTAAAGGGCTTTTCAGGTCGCCGGGCACGGCTTTTGACGGAAAAACGCTCTCCCCGCTGGGTGTCCTCCATGCCCTGGGCCACCCTTGCCGCCATCAGTTTCTTCATAATCTCGTTGTACTTGTCCCTGGCGCTGAAATAATCCCGTGTCAGCTCACTGTATTCCTTTTCCACCAGCGGCGATTTTTCAACCCGCCTGTGGTATCGCCTCAGATCCTCCCGGATTTTCCCCTTGTCCCGAATCAGTCCCCGGATCGCCGCCTCCCGCGAAACAATCTGGGATCTCAGGTTGATATAGGTCGGATTATCCGGCATTTTTGCCGCCATGACGCCAAGGGACCGCGCTGTTTTCAGTCGCGCCACCTCTTTGGAAAGCAGCCGGACTTCTCTGGAAAGCTTTTTGACATCCGGGTGTTTCGGCCCCAGCCTCGCCTTCATTTCAGCCAGGTTGCCCTCCGACTCACGAAGCCGTTTCAGCTTTGCCACGCTGTCCCCCGGCGCCGTCGTCTGGGATTCCAGTTTGCGGATCTCCCGCTTCAGCTTTCTGACATCCGGATGCTTGTCGGAAAGTTTGGATCGGAGGCTCACAAGTTCCAGACGCAGACGCTTGAGGCGCTCTGACGGACTCATAGCCACATTCTTTCCATCCACGATGATCGGTCTGAGCGGATCAACCCCGGCAAGCTGGCCCTGCAAATGAATCTTTTCCTCCTGAAGGTTCCGCATTTTACTGTCAATCTGATCCATCTCGCGCTCCAGACGTGCGATGGTCTGGAGATTGACGGAGTTATACTCCGGAAGCTCGCCCAGATGGGCCTGCTTGTATTCACTGATCCGGTTCTCATGGTCGCGAATCTGCTTTTTCAGGTTTTTCAGCTCTTCCTCCAGAAAAGCGGTGGTTACGGATGCGAGTTCTTCCCGCATCCTCACATCCTCTTCCATAAAGAGGTCGGCCAGGACATTGGTCACCATTTTGACGGTATCCGGGTTCCTGTTCTCATAGGAGAGGATAAAGGCGATGGTAATCGTGATCTTCTTGCCGGTTTTGCGGTTCGTTACCTTGGCGCTCTCACTTTCCAGATTAATGGCCCCCCGCATTTTACTGATGATTTCGTTCATGGTATATTTTCCCCGCATCTCGGGATAGAGGCCGTATTGTTCGATAATCTCCTTGAGTTTGTCATAGCTCATCACCTGGCGCTTAATCGCCTTCAGGCGTTCATCCGCATAGCTTGTGATGGTTGATTTGACGTATTCCTTGGGAATCTGCTGCTCCTGAATCACAATGGTCGCTGTGGCCTGATAGATGGTCGGCAAACTGAATGCGGCGATCACAGCGGCACTGGCAATGAGCAGGAAAACGACAATAAACGTCTTTTTCCGCCGCCGGATAAACCCCTTTATGTCTTTGTATTCGATTTGCTGATTTTCCATGTGCCCCGCCCTTCTTTTCTGAAAAATTACCATTTTCCCGGAAAGTTAAAGGACAGAATGAGCCAGACCCGGTTCCGGTCAACCCCGGGGTCATCCTCTTCGCCGTTGTCATATTCCGTTGAGTAGCTGTAGGCCAGCTTCAGGTAGTAATTTTCTGTAATCCGCCAGGCCAGTGACGGCGTCACCTCAAAAAAATACCGGTCACTGTCTTCGGCCCCCTCCCCTTCATTATCCTCCTTAACGTAATAAAAACGGCTGGCAAGCCCTGCCCGCAGCCGTCCGGTCAGCTTCCGGCTGAAATTGCAGTACAGCTCATCAACATTGACAGCCTTACCGGAAGAATCGGTTTTTAAATCACGGCGGTATCCGACGGTAAGGGCAGACTGCTCATCCATGCGCTTCCGCAGCTGTATATCGGCCGTTCCCCGCCACGTCTCGTCCTGCGGGCTGCCATCATCGTATTCTTCCCGGGTAAAGCGGACACCCAGGGAGGAGGTCAGCCTTAAGGTTTCCTTAATATTATATTCCCACTCCCCGGCAAGGTTATAATTATCCACTTCGCCGGTTTCGGAGTTCCGGTGGTCATAGGAAAATTTCGCGGCGACGCTGCTGACCTGGTCTTTCAGGCGGCGTTTGCAGGAAAGCGCGATCTTCTGTTTGTCAAAATCGGAATTTTCTTCAAAGGCGTAGTCTGTCTGCCTGAAGCTGTAATCAATACTGATATCGGAGAGTTCGTTTAACCGGTATTCATATCCCAGATCCGCATTGTAGCGCTTCCGATCGGTCCGGAAATAAAAAATGCCCGCATCATCAATCCCCTCTGCGGCAGACTCCGGCCCGGATTCCAGGGTCGTATCCCGGATGTAGGCCAGTCTTCCCGAAAAGGTGCTTCTCTCCGTCGCCCGGTATTCCCCCCGGAGCCGGTAGCTCTGATCCTCTTTGTCAAGATGCGTCTCTTCGGCATACCGGGAAAAATTGACCGAAGCCAACGTCTCCAGCTTCATCAGTTCGGTGTCGTAATCGAGTCTGAAGGCCGGTTTGACATTGGTCACAAAATCCGACAGCGGATCTTCCCGCTCAAACTCGATATTGTCGTTGTATTCCCGGCAACCGTGACAGAGGGCGTGCAGGTGACATCCTGGGCACGCCCGTTCTCTGTGAAAGCGGGAGAGAGAATCATCAGTCCCAGAACAATATGGATTATGGTATTTTTTTCTCTCATGACGGATGATTTCGTAAAAAGTTCGTTCCATTCATTTCCTGTCACTCCATAGAAAGTATTAATTCCGTTATTTCAAACAGTTATGAATTCACGCTTTCGCGAAAATGACGATTTGCCAGACTTTTTACGAATTCATTATGACGGATCAGGGAACCACAATGACATCCCCCCGCTGAAGGAGGATGTTCTGGCCGAGGTTTATCCCTTTCAGAACCTCTTTGTAGTTAAAGGGGATTTTACGGGTTTTGCCGTCCGTCTGCCGCAGAACATGGATCTTTTTTTCCGAGGCAAAGGGATTAAGGCCGCCGGCCATGGACAAAAGCTGCATCACGCTGGTGTCCATTGAAACGGGGTATTCCCCCGGCCTGTTGACCTTGCCGATCACATAGGCATTGAGGCTTCTGATTTCAAGCAGCATGACCGTCACTGTGGCATCCGGGACGTACTCGGCCAGCTTCTGCGTCAGCACCGTTCTCAGCTCCCGCACGGTCAGACGGGTTTCGGCAATATCGCCGATCAATGGAAAAGAAATGATGCCATCCGGAGGAACAACCACTTTTCGGCTGAGACTTTCATCGCGCCAGACGGAAATCTCAAGCACATCTCCGGGACCGATACGGAAGGCTTCCTCTGCCCCCGCTGCACCGGCCATGAAGACCAGCATCACAACACAAACGGAAAACCATCTCTTTTTCATCGATATCTCCTGTCTACCCGTTCCATGTGAATCTTTAAAAGTTATTTGACACTTATCCGAATTGCAGGCACAGGTTCCCCTGCCTGTCCTTTAAGCGCTGACGTGTGAAATATTTTCCGGAGTTCGGACTTTAAGCCTGATTTTAAGCCGTCATACCGATAGCCATCTGACAGAATCAGATATTTCGCTGTGTTGCCGCACCGCCCTGACACGGTCAGTCCGCCTCATATGGCCCCTTTTCGTTTCAGGACAATCACGATTGTCTTGAACAATATCCTGAGATCGTCCAAAAATCGCCAATGGTCCAGATACATGCAGTCCAGCTCCACCACTTTTTCAAAATCTGTAATCTGATTTCTGCCCGATATCTGCCACATTCCCGTGATTCCGGGCTTTGCGGAAATCCGTTTAAGATGGCCGGGCAGATAGGTTTCCACTTCATCCGGCGTCGGCGGACGGGTTCCCACCAGACTCATCTCGCCCTTCATCACGTTCAGAAACTGGGGGAATTCGTCCAGAGAAGTTTTGCGAAGCCAGACGCCGACCCGTGTAATCCGGGGATCGTTCT
This window encodes:
- a CDS encoding CpsD/CapB family tyrosine-protein kinase, with translation MSKLKKALEKAMKSRLADERHLPGDRQAADAGFRMKRRRCDVQVTYSQTQVQSVDARILERNRVLALFQEYKTTEQIKRLRTQVLNQLEEIGGNSLLVTSANPGEGKTFTSINLGVSIAQEFDRTVLIVDADLKNPTVQHYDFANDFFNINVNQGLADYLQGHVSIPDLLLNPGIEKLTIIPGGHPLPNSAELLGSPRMEALVKELTSRYRADRIIIFDAPALLYCTDPVVLSRFVDGILLVVEEEKTSKNDLKKVLGMLKGKKILGTILNKSKSQ
- the cooS gene encoding anaerobic carbon-monoxide dehydrogenase catalytic subunit, which encodes MSNIYEKNTITEDGQLMLKKAEKDQIETVWDRYQAQLPQCGYCEMGLSCRVCNMGPCRVDPFGEGPQKGVCGADADIIVARNLGRMIAAGAAAHSDHGRDLVEVLENVAEGNAPGYAITDVEKLKQVALDYGINIDEKAPLRIAGELAHAMQGDYGTRKKELTLVKRAPKKRRELWRNAGIMPRGIDRETSEMMHRTHMGVDNGWQSLLLHALRNALSDGWGGSLIATEVSDILFGTPKPTPNTVNIGVLKEDEVNIVVHGHNPVVSEMILQACQEPDLLRMAKEKGAKGINLAGLCCTGSELLMRHGIPVAGNHLMTELVIATGAVEMMLVDYQCIMPSLGTVASCYHTRMISTSDKARFPGMEHREFHPDNSRELARELIREAIENYEQRGQVYIPVEPVQSVGGFSVEAIISALGGTPAPLLEAIKAGKIRGVAGVVGCNNPKIRHDHGHVTLTQRLIENDILVVDTGCAAIATAKAGLKMADAIRYAGPGLKEVCGALGIPPVLHMGSCVDNVRILILASALADALGCDISDLPVAGSAPEWYSEKAVSIGTYFVASGVYTVLGPMPPITGSMNVVKLLTEGLNDVVGAAFAVEPDPEKAALLIRRHIESKRRALGLDAESV
- a CDS encoding polysaccharide biosynthesis/export family protein; the protein is MKKRWFSVCVVMLVFMAGAAGAEEAFRIGPGDVLEISVWRDESLSRKVVVPPDGIISFPLIGDIAETRLTVRELRTVLTQKLAEYVPDATVTVMLLEIRSLNAYVIGKVNRPGEYPVSMDTSVMQLLSMAGGLNPFASEKKIHVLRQTDGKTRKIPFNYKEVLKGINLGQNILLQRGDVIVVP
- a CDS encoding peptidoglycan-binding protein, with amino-acid sequence MPYPTLRLKDGFASQSPELRDDVKRLQSALIRAGYDLDADGQFGRGTEDAVRVFQRTCGLTADGIAGPKTWQLLEPFMKAPETPHEPDTDDTAGESPVSYPTLRLRDGSASQSPELRDDVERLQNALIRAGYDLDADGQFGRGTGAAVRAFQRTHGQVADGIVGPKTWQTLEPFMKAPETPQKPDADDTAYPALQLKDGFASESPELRDDVKRLQSALILAGYDLDSDGLFGRGTEDAVKAFQRTHGQVADGIVGPKTWQTLEPFMKTPDTPQKPDTNDAADVLPGFHGDLSWVHDREGHAGKTYWPGGASGVTLDPGVDLGHASPSLIEAAYKSLLSAEQYTAVKSVLGIKGQAAKQALRNNATLRSVRISRSQADGIFKYAAKPYWEAIVRRFPTIREQSSPASVQTVMLSLSYNRGAGNRNLNVLSQPIKNKNWLKVADLVGAMQQNHSLAGIRKRRRMEANLIRSELA
- a CDS encoding GumC family protein, with amino-acid sequence MENQQIEYKDIKGFIRRRKKTFIVVFLLIASAAVIAAFSLPTIYQATATIVIQEQQIPKEYVKSTITSYADERLKAIKRQVMSYDKLKEIIEQYGLYPEMRGKYTMNEIISKMRGAINLESESAKVTNRKTGKKITITIAFILSYENRNPDTVKMVTNVLADLFMEEDVRMREELASVTTAFLEEELKNLKKQIRDHENRISEYKQAHLGELPEYNSVNLQTIARLEREMDQIDSKMRNLQEEKIHLQGQLAGVDPLRPIIVDGKNVAMSPSERLKRLRLELVSLRSKLSDKHPDVRKLKREIRKLESQTTAPGDSVAKLKRLRESEGNLAEMKARLGPKHPDVKKLSREVRLLSKEVARLKTARSLGVMAAKMPDNPTYINLRSQIVSREAAIRGLIRDKGKIREDLRRYHRRVEKSPLVEKEYSELTRDYFSARDKYNEIMKKLMAARVAQGMEDTQRGERFSVKSRARRPEKPFKPNRTAIVFLGVVFASVLGFGMAAMQEFLDHSVKGENDIQRLADIPVLSVISLVETRYEKQRRRTRWVLGGIAGICVIAGALYMVDLYVMPVDELVTTIRTRMAKS
- a CDS encoding outer membrane beta-barrel protein, coding for MERTFYEIIRHERKKYHNPYCSGTDDSLSRFHRERACPGCHLHALCHGCREYNDNIEFEREDPLSDFVTNVKPAFRLDYDTELMKLETLASVNFSRYAEETHLDKEDQSYRLRGEYRATERSTFSGRLAYIRDTTLESGPESAAEGIDDAGIFYFRTDRKRYNADLGYEYRLNELSDISIDYSFRQTDYAFEENSDFDKQKIALSCKRRLKDQVSSVAAKFSYDHRNSETGEVDNYNLAGEWEYNIKETLRLTSSLGVRFTREEYDDGSPQDETWRGTADIQLRKRMDEQSALTVGYRRDLKTDSSGKAVNVDELYCNFSRKLTGRLRAGLASRFYYVKEDNEGEGAEDSDRYFFEVTPSLAWRITENYYLKLAYSYSTEYDNGEEDDPGVDRNRVWLILSFNFPGKW
- a CDS encoding ExeA family protein, with amino-acid sequence MYETFYGLKEKPFKVLPDPDYLYMSPGHQKAYTHLEYGILENKGFVVITGEVGSGKTTLINYLLNKIPQDIRVGLINNTHIPPDQLLKAICQDFELDVGETDKAGMVDLFHTFLIDAFVRNHRVVLIVDEAQNLTDKALEEIRMLSNLETEKHHLIQIVLVGQPELRHKLRKKNLRQFVQRVTVHCHLEGLKADEVDRYIRYRLEVGGAGTADLFDKAAVSAVCKYSHGIPRLINILCDTALVYGYADGLKAITGDVVENVIQERKAGGIFSGLPEDYEEPVVHHETGLCAPVMAQFRTLERKIRLLENTVADLERRLEMLEAGDRCNST